Proteins encoded in a region of the Streptomyces sp. NBC_00310 genome:
- a CDS encoding SpoIIE family protein phosphatase encodes MVRLLGRSRSQSTRRPQGRPTQGRDDRARRVPHGSNGGASPEPEHGWGPLAGLRSALSGRSVAGQVFLLQVVIVLVLVVSAVVALVLQVRHDSTKEAHNRSLAVAETFANAPGTREALNADDPTAVLQPRAEAARVQSKVDFIVVMNTDGIRYTHPKPDRIGKQFVGTIEPALKGESFTEDINGTLGPLVQAVVPIKDPDGTVVGLVSAGITTENVGGVAEQQLPLVLAAAAAALALATAGTALVSKRLLRQTHGLGPSEMTRMYEHHDAVLHAVREGVIIIGGGGRLLLANDEAHRLLDLPTDAEGQDVLALGLEPHMADLLASGRVANDEVHLVGDRLIAVNQRATDLQGEPSGSVATLRDSTELRALSGRAEAARERLRLLYDAGVGVGTGLDVTRTAEELAEVAVPRFADFVTVDLAPAALSGDEPESATTLRRTAFSGIRKDAPLYKVGERIDLVPSSPQAGSIDSGSSTLVADLSRAPGWRAQDLERSAQVVEYGIHSLITVPLRVGQLVMGVANFWRSEKPEPFDQEELALAEELVARAAVSIDNARRYTREHTMAETLQRSLLPRNLPEQSALDVAYRYLPAQAGVGGDWFDVLPLSGTRVAVVVGDVVGHGLHAAATMGRLRTAVHNFTALDLPPDEILGLLDEMVSRIDQDEAVLDGTAPITGATCLYAIYDPVSRRCTVARAGHPPLAVARPDGTVDFPEVPAGPPLGLGGLPFETAELDLDEGSRLVLYTDGLVEDRERDIDDGLELLRTALAGADASPQGTCEAVLDALPPSRASDDIALIVARTRALDTGRVVEWEVPGDPAAVARARSDATRQLAEWGLEELEFTTELILSELVTNAIRYGGGPIRVRLIHDRQLICEVTDGSHTSPHLRYAATTDEGGRGLYLIAQLTQRWGTRYSPTGKTIWTEQALP; translated from the coding sequence ATGGTCCGTCTCCTGGGTCGATCTCGCTCTCAGTCGACCCGCCGTCCCCAGGGCCGGCCTACGCAGGGCCGGGACGACCGCGCCCGGCGGGTACCGCACGGATCGAACGGCGGCGCAAGTCCGGAGCCGGAACACGGATGGGGCCCGCTCGCGGGGCTGCGATCGGCGCTGAGCGGCCGCAGTGTCGCCGGGCAGGTGTTCCTGCTGCAGGTCGTGATCGTGCTGGTCCTGGTCGTGTCGGCCGTGGTGGCGCTGGTCCTGCAGGTACGGCACGACAGCACCAAGGAAGCGCACAACCGTTCGCTCGCCGTGGCGGAGACGTTCGCCAACGCGCCGGGCACCCGGGAGGCGCTGAACGCGGACGATCCGACGGCGGTGCTCCAGCCGAGGGCCGAGGCCGCCCGGGTCCAGTCCAAGGTGGACTTCATCGTCGTCATGAACACCGACGGGATCCGCTACACCCATCCGAAGCCGGACCGCATCGGCAAGCAGTTCGTCGGCACGATCGAACCCGCGCTCAAGGGCGAGTCCTTCACCGAGGACATCAACGGGACCCTCGGCCCGCTCGTCCAGGCCGTGGTGCCGATCAAGGATCCCGACGGCACGGTCGTGGGTTTGGTCTCGGCCGGGATCACCACCGAGAACGTGGGCGGCGTCGCGGAACAGCAGTTGCCCCTCGTGCTGGCCGCCGCCGCGGCGGCCCTCGCCCTGGCCACGGCGGGCACGGCGCTCGTCAGCAAGCGGCTCCTGCGCCAGACCCATGGCCTCGGCCCCTCCGAGATGACCCGCATGTACGAGCACCACGACGCGGTGCTGCACGCCGTGCGGGAGGGTGTGATCATCATCGGCGGGGGCGGCCGACTGCTGCTCGCCAACGACGAGGCGCACCGCCTGCTGGACCTGCCCACGGACGCCGAGGGGCAGGACGTCCTCGCCCTGGGCCTCGAACCGCACATGGCCGATCTGCTGGCCTCGGGCCGCGTCGCCAACGACGAGGTGCACCTCGTGGGCGACCGGCTGATCGCGGTCAACCAGCGTGCCACGGATCTGCAGGGCGAGCCCTCCGGCAGCGTCGCCACGCTCCGCGACTCCACCGAGCTGCGCGCCCTGTCCGGCCGCGCGGAGGCCGCCCGGGAGCGCCTGAGGCTGCTCTACGACGCCGGAGTGGGCGTCGGTACCGGCCTGGACGTGACCCGTACCGCCGAGGAGCTGGCGGAGGTGGCCGTCCCCCGGTTCGCGGACTTCGTCACCGTCGATCTCGCTCCGGCCGCGCTCAGCGGCGACGAGCCCGAGTCGGCCACCACGCTGCGCCGCACGGCGTTCAGCGGGATCCGCAAGGACGCGCCGCTGTACAAGGTGGGCGAGAGGATCGACCTGGTCCCCTCCTCGCCCCAGGCCGGCAGCATCGACAGCGGCAGTTCGACCCTCGTGGCCGACCTCAGCCGGGCACCCGGCTGGCGGGCGCAGGACCTGGAACGGTCCGCGCAGGTCGTCGAGTACGGCATCCACTCGCTGATCACCGTGCCGTTGCGCGTGGGCCAGTTGGTGATGGGTGTCGCCAACTTCTGGCGCTCGGAGAAGCCCGAGCCGTTCGACCAGGAGGAGCTGGCCCTCGCCGAGGAACTGGTCGCCCGCGCGGCGGTCTCCATCGACAACGCGCGCCGCTACACCCGCGAGCACACCATGGCCGAGACCCTGCAGCGCAGCCTGCTGCCACGCAACCTTCCCGAGCAGAGCGCCCTGGACGTCGCCTACCGCTATCTGCCCGCGCAGGCCGGGGTGGGCGGGGACTGGTTCGACGTACTGCCCCTGTCCGGCACCCGGGTCGCGGTCGTCGTGGGCGACGTCGTCGGCCACGGACTGCACGCCGCGGCCACGATGGGACGGCTGCGCACCGCGGTCCACAACTTCACCGCGCTGGACCTGCCGCCGGACGAGATCCTCGGCCTGTTGGACGAGATGGTCAGCCGTATCGACCAGGACGAGGCGGTGCTCGACGGCACGGCGCCCATCACCGGGGCGACCTGTCTGTACGCGATCTACGACCCGGTGTCGCGGCGCTGCACCGTCGCCCGCGCGGGCCATCCGCCGCTCGCGGTGGCCCGGCCCGACGGCACGGTCGACTTCCCCGAGGTGCCGGCCGGTCCGCCGCTCGGTCTGGGCGGGCTGCCCTTCGAGACGGCCGAGCTGGACCTCGACGAGGGCAGCCGACTGGTGTTGTACACCGACGGGCTCGTCGAGGACCGGGAGCGGGACATCGACGACGGCCTCGAACTGCTGCGCACCGCGCTGGCCGGGGCCGACGCCTCACCGCAGGGCACCTGTGAGGCCGTGCTCGACGCGCTGCCGCCGAGCCGGGCGAGCGACGACATCGCGCTGATCGTCGCCCGCACCCGCGCGCTGGACACCGGGCGCGTCGTCGAGTGGGAGGTCCCCGGCGACCCGGCGGCCGTCGCCCGGGCACGCTCCGACGCCACCCGGCAGCTGGCCGAATGGGGTCTGGAGGAGCTGGAGTTCACCACCGAGCTGATCCTCAGCGAGCTGGTCACCAACGCCATCCGCTACGGTGGCGGTCCCATCCGGGTCCGTCTCATCCACGACCGCCAGTTGATCTGCGAGGTCACCGACGGCAGTCACACCTCGCCCCATCTGCGGTACGCCGCCACGACCGACGAGGGCGGCCGAGGCCTCTACCTCATCGCCCAGCTCACCCAGCGCTGGGGCACCCGCTACTCCCCCACCGGCAAGACCATCTGGACCGAACAGGCACTGCCCTGA
- a CDS encoding L-threonylcarbamoyladenylate synthase: protein MAKYYDVHPDNPQPRAIGQVADSIRQGGLIAYPTDSCFALGCQLGSRDGIERIRTIRQLDDRHHFTLVCENFAQLGQFVHVDNDVFRAVKASTPGSYTFILPATREVPRKLLHPKKKTVGVRIPDHRVAQALLAELGEPLVSSTLLLPDEEEPLTQGWEIKERLDYLVDAVVDSGDCGTEPTTVIDFSSGEAEIIRKGAGDTSRFE from the coding sequence ATGGCCAAGTACTACGACGTGCACCCCGACAACCCTCAGCCGCGTGCCATCGGACAGGTGGCCGACAGCATCCGTCAGGGTGGGCTCATCGCGTATCCGACGGACTCCTGCTTCGCGCTGGGGTGCCAGCTGGGCAGTCGTGATGGCATCGAGCGGATCCGTACGATCCGGCAGCTCGACGACCGTCACCACTTCACCCTGGTGTGCGAGAACTTCGCGCAGCTGGGCCAGTTCGTGCACGTCGACAACGACGTGTTCCGTGCCGTGAAGGCGTCGACGCCCGGCAGTTACACCTTCATCCTCCCCGCGACCAGGGAGGTGCCCCGCAAGCTCCTGCACCCCAAGAAGAAGACCGTCGGGGTGCGCATCCCCGACCACCGGGTGGCCCAGGCGCTGCTCGCGGAGCTCGGCGAGCCGCTCGTCTCCAGCACCCTGCTGCTGCCCGACGAGGAGGAGCCGCTGACGCAGGGCTGGGAGATCAAGGAACGTCTCGACTACCTGGTCGACGCGGTGGTGGACTCCGGCGACTGCGGTACGGAGCCGACGACCGTCATCGACTTCTCCAGCGGCGAGGCCGAGATCATCCGCAAGGGCGCGGGCGACACCTCACGCTTCGAGTGA
- a CDS encoding alpha/beta fold hydrolase — protein sequence MPKLEVDGAALTYDDEGPREGDGVPLVFVHGWTANRHRWDHQVAHFAEKRRVIRLDLRGHGESSGAGVRTIEELATDVLALLDHLEIERFVLVGHSMGGMISQTITLAHPERVERLVLVNSIGRMTYSRGRGLLMAASARVPFKLFVAANIQRAFAPGYPREEIREYIRASSATPREVVMTLYGAMRAFDVLDRLGEIGTPTLLVHGYHDIQLPVSQMLRMAKAYQDAEVRILDAGHELPVEKPAELTATLDRFLTGARP from the coding sequence ATGCCGAAGCTCGAAGTCGACGGCGCCGCGCTGACGTACGACGACGAGGGCCCCCGCGAAGGCGACGGCGTGCCCCTGGTGTTCGTCCACGGCTGGACCGCGAACCGGCACCGCTGGGACCACCAGGTGGCGCACTTCGCCGAGAAGCGCCGAGTGATCCGGCTCGACCTGCGCGGCCACGGCGAGAGCAGCGGCGCCGGGGTGCGCACGATCGAGGAACTGGCGACAGACGTGCTCGCCCTCCTCGATCACCTGGAGATCGAGCGGTTCGTCCTCGTCGGCCACTCCATGGGCGGCATGATCTCCCAGACCATCACCCTCGCCCACCCCGAGCGGGTGGAGCGCCTGGTGCTGGTCAACTCCATCGGCCGCATGACCTACAGCCGGGGCCGTGGCCTGCTCATGGCGGCCTCCGCCCGCGTCCCCTTCAAGCTGTTCGTCGCCGCCAACATCCAGCGGGCCTTCGCCCCCGGCTACCCCCGCGAGGAGATCCGCGAGTACATCCGCGCCTCCTCGGCCACCCCGCGCGAGGTCGTCATGACCCTGTACGGCGCCATGCGCGCCTTCGACGTCCTCGACCGCCTCGGCGAGATCGGCACGCCCACGCTCCTCGTGCACGGCTATCACGACATCCAGCTCCCCGTCTCCCAGATGCTCCGCATGGCCAAGGCCTACCAGGACGCCGAAGTGCGCATCCTGGACGCCGGCCACGAACTCCCGGTGGAGAAGCCGGCGGAGCTGACCGCCACCCTGGACCGCTTCCTCACCGGCGCCCGCCCCTGA
- a CDS encoding aldo/keto reductase: MEERAFGRSGQHASVVGLGTWQLGADWGDVDDKEALGVLEAAAESGVTFFDTADVYGDGRSEQTIATFLRSRPDLHVFVATKMGRRVDQIPENYVLDNFRAWNDRSRRNLGVDRLDLVQLHCPPTPVYSSDEVFDALDTLVEEERVAAYGVSVETCAEALTAIARPNVASVQIILNPFRMKPLLDVLPAAEKAGVAIIARVPLASGLLSGKYTKDTVFAENDHRTYNRHGESFDQGETFSGVDYGTGVEAAVEFAALAPEGFTPAQLALRWIIQLPGVTTVIPGARTPEQARANASAAALPPLSGETLTAIRELYDRRIKEQVEGRW; the protein is encoded by the coding sequence ATGGAAGAACGCGCATTCGGTAGGTCGGGTCAGCACGCGTCGGTGGTCGGTCTCGGCACATGGCAGCTGGGCGCCGACTGGGGAGACGTCGACGACAAGGAAGCCCTGGGGGTGCTGGAGGCGGCGGCCGAGTCGGGGGTGACCTTCTTCGACACGGCCGACGTCTACGGTGACGGGCGCAGCGAGCAGACCATCGCCACGTTCCTGCGGAGCAGGCCCGACCTCCATGTGTTCGTCGCGACGAAGATGGGCCGTCGCGTGGACCAGATCCCCGAGAACTACGTCCTCGACAACTTCCGGGCCTGGAACGACCGGTCCCGCCGCAACCTCGGCGTGGACCGCCTCGACCTGGTCCAGCTGCACTGCCCGCCCACGCCGGTCTACTCCTCGGACGAGGTGTTCGACGCCCTGGACACCCTGGTGGAGGAGGAGCGCGTCGCCGCGTACGGCGTCAGCGTGGAGACCTGTGCCGAGGCGCTGACGGCGATCGCCCGGCCGAACGTGGCGAGCGTGCAGATCATCCTCAACCCGTTCCGGATGAAGCCGCTCCTCGACGTCCTTCCGGCGGCCGAGAAGGCGGGGGTCGCGATCATCGCGCGTGTTCCGCTGGCCTCGGGGCTGCTGTCCGGCAAGTACACGAAGGACACGGTCTTCGCGGAGAACGACCACCGCACGTACAACCGGCACGGCGAGTCCTTCGACCAGGGCGAGACCTTCTCCGGCGTGGACTACGGCACGGGTGTCGAGGCCGCCGTCGAGTTCGCCGCGCTCGCCCCCGAGGGCTTCACCCCGGCCCAGCTGGCCCTGCGCTGGATCATCCAGCTGCCGGGCGTCACGACGGTCATCCCGGGCGCCCGCACCCCCGAGCAGGCCCGCGCCAACGCGTCCGCCGCCGCGCTGCCTCCGCTGTCCGGCGAGACGCTCACGGCGATCCGGGAGCTGTACGACCGGCGTATCAAGGAGCAGGTGGAAGGCCGCTGGTAG
- a CDS encoding STM4015 family protein: protein MTIGSHLEEFHDLPVHRFPSSVKGPEGAGHLPAPESVAWSIAVDSYDSEEAWEEAFARFLASVDTEKVRALVVGAWSDAYDNGPEEIVRALVAAKDRLPALRALFLGDIVMEECEISWIHQGDVGPLLNAFPELEEFGVRGGQELVFPTVRHERLRTLTVETGGMPVEAVRGVAGSDLPALVQLDLWLGTSEYGGDCEVADLAPILAGTRLPALKHLALRNSEMQDDICAALASAPVVARLDVLDVSMGVLTDDGATALLTGQPLTHLTTLDLHHNYLSPAIRDRLRDSLEAEGVQVDVDADDAESDEEEDGTVWRFVAVGE, encoded by the coding sequence ATGACCATCGGGAGCCATCTGGAGGAGTTCCACGACCTGCCGGTCCACCGCTTCCCCTCCTCGGTGAAGGGACCGGAGGGCGCCGGGCATCTGCCCGCTCCCGAGTCGGTGGCCTGGAGCATCGCCGTGGACTCGTACGACAGCGAGGAGGCGTGGGAGGAGGCGTTCGCCCGGTTCCTGGCCTCGGTCGACACCGAGAAGGTGCGGGCGCTGGTCGTGGGCGCCTGGAGCGACGCGTACGACAACGGCCCCGAGGAGATCGTCCGGGCCCTGGTCGCGGCGAAGGACCGGCTGCCCGCGCTGCGCGCGCTGTTCCTCGGTGACATCGTGATGGAGGAGTGCGAGATCTCCTGGATCCACCAGGGCGACGTGGGCCCGCTGCTGAACGCCTTCCCGGAGCTGGAGGAGTTCGGTGTGCGGGGCGGTCAGGAACTCGTCTTCCCGACGGTGCGGCACGAGCGGCTGCGGACGCTGACGGTCGAGACCGGCGGTATGCCCGTCGAGGCGGTCCGCGGGGTCGCGGGCAGCGATCTGCCGGCCCTGGTCCAACTGGACCTGTGGCTGGGGACGTCCGAGTACGGCGGCGACTGCGAGGTCGCCGACCTGGCGCCGATCCTCGCGGGCACCCGGCTGCCGGCGCTCAAGCATCTGGCGCTGCGCAACAGCGAGATGCAGGACGACATCTGCGCGGCGCTGGCCTCCGCCCCCGTGGTGGCCCGCCTCGACGTCCTCGACGTGTCGATGGGCGTCCTCACCGACGACGGCGCGACGGCGCTGCTCACGGGCCAGCCGCTCACCCATCTGACCACGCTGGACCTGCACCACAACTACCTGAGCCCGGCGATACGCGACCGCCTCCGGGACTCCCTGGAGGCCGAGGGGGTCCAGGTCGACGTCGACGCCGACGACGCCGAGTCGGACGAGGAGGAGGACGGCACGGTCTGGCGGTTCGTCGCGGTGGGTGAGTGA
- a CDS encoding DUF1152 domain-containing protein, whose product MFSLRQPPFFTRLHDARRVLIAGAGGGFDVYAGLPLALALRSAGKEVHLANLSFADLYGLSLDVWLEQDVAAIGPDTTFRGDYFPEQSLARWLDLHRLPSTVYALSRTGVAPLRAAYRALIDHLGGVDAVVLVDGGTDILMRGDEHGLGTPEEDMASLGAVAGLDEVPHRLVACLGFGVDSYHGVNHSLVLENLAALDRDGAYLGAFSLPRDSREGALYLDAVAHAQRSTPRHPSIVNGSIAAAVRGEFGDVRFTDRTRNSELFINPLMAMYFCVDAVGLAGRNLYLDQLEKTELTRQISSLIAEFRDELPRQRRPRVFPH is encoded by the coding sequence GTGTTCTCCCTGCGACAACCCCCGTTCTTCACCCGGCTGCACGACGCGCGCCGCGTGCTCATAGCCGGTGCCGGTGGCGGGTTCGACGTCTACGCCGGCCTCCCTCTGGCCCTCGCCCTGCGGTCGGCGGGCAAGGAGGTCCATCTCGCGAACCTCTCCTTCGCCGATCTGTACGGCCTGAGCCTGGACGTGTGGCTCGAACAGGACGTCGCGGCCATCGGCCCGGACACCACGTTCCGGGGCGACTACTTCCCCGAGCAGTCCCTCGCCCGGTGGCTTGACCTGCACCGGCTGCCCAGCACGGTGTACGCGCTCTCCCGTACGGGCGTGGCGCCCCTGCGGGCCGCCTATCGCGCGCTCATCGACCATCTGGGCGGGGTGGACGCCGTCGTCCTGGTGGACGGCGGCACCGACATCCTGATGCGCGGAGACGAGCACGGGCTCGGCACGCCGGAGGAGGACATGGCGAGTCTGGGTGCCGTCGCCGGTCTCGACGAGGTCCCGCACCGGCTGGTGGCCTGCCTCGGCTTCGGCGTGGACTCCTACCACGGGGTCAACCACTCGCTGGTCCTGGAGAACCTGGCCGCGCTGGACCGCGACGGCGCCTATCTCGGCGCGTTCTCGCTGCCGCGCGACAGCCGCGAGGGCGCCCTCTACCTGGACGCGGTGGCCCACGCCCAGCGGTCCACGCCGCGCCACCCGAGCATCGTCAACGGCTCGATCGCGGCGGCCGTGCGGGGCGAGTTCGGCGACGTCCGGTTCACCGACCGGACCCGGAACAGCGAGCTGTTCATCAACCCGCTGATGGCGATGTACTTCTGCGTCGACGCGGTCGGCCTCGCCGGCCGCAACCTCTACCTCGACCAGCTGGAGAAGACCGAACTCACCCGGCAGATCAGCTCGCTCATCGCCGAGTTCCGGGACGAGCTGCCCCGGCAGCGCCGGCCGCGCGTCTTCCCGCATTGA
- a CDS encoding FAD-dependent oxidoreductase, producing the protein MPRPLRVAIVGAGPAGIYAADALLKSDVATEPGVSIDLYERMPAPFGLIRYGVAPDHPRIKGIITALHQVLDKPQIRLFGNVDYPTDINLDDLRAFYDAVIFSTGATADRALDIPGIDLDGSYGAADFVSWYDGHPDVPRTWPLEAEKVAVLGVGNVALDVARVLAKTADELLPTEIPANVYEGLKANKALEVHVFGRRGPAQAKFSPMELRELDHSPNIEVIVDPEDIDYDEGSIATRRGNKQADMVAKTLENWAIRDTGDRPHKLFLHFFESPTEILGEDGKVVGLRTERTALDGTGNVKGTGEFKDWDVTGVYRAVGYLSDKLPKLPWDVETGTVPDKGGRVIEETGAHLQSTYVTGWIRRGPVGLIGHTKGDANETVSNLLDDFANGRLHEPSAPAPEDVDAFLAERNVRFTTWEGWYQLDAAEKALGEPQGRARVKIVEREDMLRASGA; encoded by the coding sequence ATGCCCCGCCCTCTGCGGGTAGCCATTGTCGGAGCCGGACCCGCCGGGATCTACGCCGCCGACGCGCTGCTGAAGTCCGACGTGGCCACCGAGCCCGGTGTGTCCATCGACCTCTACGAGCGGATGCCCGCCCCGTTCGGACTGATCCGTTACGGCGTGGCCCCCGACCACCCCCGCATCAAGGGCATCATCACGGCCCTGCACCAGGTGCTCGACAAGCCGCAGATCCGGCTGTTCGGCAACGTCGACTACCCGACGGACATCAACCTGGACGACCTGCGCGCGTTCTACGACGCCGTGATCTTCTCCACGGGCGCCACGGCCGACCGCGCGCTCGACATCCCCGGCATCGACCTCGACGGCTCGTACGGCGCGGCCGACTTCGTCTCCTGGTACGACGGCCACCCGGACGTCCCGCGCACCTGGCCCCTGGAGGCCGAGAAGGTCGCCGTCCTCGGTGTCGGCAACGTCGCCCTCGACGTGGCCCGTGTCCTCGCCAAGACGGCCGACGAACTGCTGCCGACCGAGATCCCCGCGAACGTCTACGAGGGCCTGAAGGCCAACAAGGCGCTGGAGGTCCACGTCTTCGGCCGCCGCGGCCCGGCGCAGGCGAAGTTCTCCCCGATGGAGCTGCGGGAGCTGGACCACTCCCCCAACATCGAGGTCATCGTCGACCCCGAGGACATCGACTACGACGAGGGCTCCATCGCGACCCGGCGCGGCAACAAGCAGGCCGACATGGTCGCCAAGACCCTGGAGAACTGGGCGATCCGCGACACCGGCGACCGCCCGCACAAGCTGTTCCTGCACTTCTTCGAGTCGCCCACCGAGATCCTCGGCGAGGACGGCAAGGTCGTCGGCCTGCGCACCGAGCGCACCGCCCTCGACGGCACCGGCAACGTCAAGGGCACCGGCGAGTTCAAGGACTGGGACGTCACCGGCGTCTACCGCGCGGTCGGCTACCTCTCGGACAAGCTGCCCAAGCTGCCCTGGGACGTCGAGACGGGCACCGTCCCGGACAAGGGCGGCCGGGTCATCGAGGAGACCGGCGCGCACCTGCAGTCGACGTACGTCACCGGCTGGATCCGGCGCGGTCCGGTCGGCCTCATCGGGCACACCAAGGGCGACGCCAACGAGACCGTCTCCAACCTCCTGGACGACTTCGCGAACGGCCGGCTGCACGAGCCGTCCGCGCCCGCCCCGGAGGACGTCGACGCCTTCCTCGCGGAGCGGAACGTCCGCTTCACGACGTGGGAGGGCTGGTACCAGCTCGACGCCGCCGAGAAGGCGCTGGGTGAGCCGCAGGGCCGCGCACGCGTGAAGATCGTCGAGCGTGAGGACATGCTGCGGGCCAGCGGCGCGTAG
- a CDS encoding DUF6745 domain-containing protein, translating to MTERVGWRAVAAATGAGDRARAEAGVRLAYRRAGLREPERIVWARSPLEAVRLLSGAPAAGGEALPATGASVRDAVRNRPVAAERARLHTRLGPAGWSDHWRATGADLWETTRPLVDRVRTGVVEALAPAGREEETGIRLLLLDAVLGQHDAAWLASFDAAPGLDGLAEVARTAGWWWPYEHIAIVAERPVELHRDEAGRLDRGDGPALAYADGFALHAWRGLPVPGAFLDRLDALTPAEIRAEENAELRRVMLEFYGYDRYLEESGAQPVHRDETGVLWRTALPGDEDVVMVEVVNSTPEPDGTSRTYWLRVPPTTTTAREGVAWTFGLSAEAYEPLRQT from the coding sequence GTGACGGAACGGGTGGGTTGGCGGGCGGTGGCGGCGGCCACCGGGGCGGGCGACCGGGCGCGGGCCGAGGCGGGCGTACGGCTCGCGTACCGGCGGGCGGGGCTGCGGGAGCCCGAGCGGATCGTGTGGGCCCGCTCGCCCCTGGAGGCGGTACGGCTGCTGTCGGGAGCACCGGCGGCGGGCGGCGAGGCCCTGCCGGCGACCGGGGCGAGCGTCCGCGACGCGGTCCGCAACAGACCCGTCGCCGCCGAACGCGCCCGGCTGCACACCCGGCTGGGCCCGGCCGGCTGGAGCGATCACTGGCGTGCGACGGGCGCCGACCTCTGGGAGACGACCCGGCCGCTCGTCGACCGCGTCCGCACCGGCGTCGTCGAGGCCCTGGCCCCCGCCGGCCGCGAGGAGGAGACCGGCATCCGGCTGCTCCTCCTGGACGCCGTCCTGGGCCAGCACGACGCGGCCTGGCTGGCCTCCTTCGACGCCGCCCCGGGCCTCGACGGACTCGCCGAGGTGGCCCGCACGGCCGGCTGGTGGTGGCCCTACGAACACATAGCGATCGTCGCCGAGCGGCCCGTGGAGCTGCACCGCGACGAGGCGGGCCGACTGGACCGCGGTGACGGACCCGCGCTCGCCTACGCCGACGGCTTCGCCCTGCACGCCTGGCGAGGGCTGCCCGTCCCCGGCGCGTTCCTCGACCGGCTGGACGCGTTGACTCCGGCGGAGATCCGGGCGGAGGAGAACGCGGAGCTGCGTCGCGTGATGCTGGAGTTCTACGGCTACGACCGCTACCTGGAGGAGTCCGGGGCGCAGCCGGTGCACCGCGACGAGACGGGCGTGCTGTGGCGGACAGCCCTGCCCGGCGACGAGGACGTGGTGATGGTCGAGGTCGTCAACTCCACGCCGGAGCCGGACGGCACGAGCCGCACCTACTGGCTGAGGGTGCCGCCCACGACGACCACGGCCCGGGAGGGAGTGGCCTGGACGTTCGGCCTGAGCGCCGAGGCGTACGAGCCGCTGCGGCAGACCTGA
- a CDS encoding Gfo/Idh/MocA family protein, with protein MRIGLLGTGPWAEMAYAPALSAHQELDFAGVWGRRPEAAKELADRHGGLPVYEDVDALFADVDAVAVALPPSVQAPLAVRAARAGCHLLLDKPLSTDVQQGRAVVEAVEEAQVASVVFFTARFQTAIDTWITEQAAGGGWFTGRAEWFGSLFDDESDSPFAASPWRREKGALWDVGPHALSVLLPVLGDVEKVAAAVRGPRDTVHLVLLHTGGAFSTVTLSLTAPSAASGATVELRGRTGTTVLPTSDEGAVPALVRAGDALLAAARSGRPHPCDAAFALRVTELLATAEGQLTG; from the coding sequence ATGCGTATAGGACTGCTCGGAACAGGGCCGTGGGCCGAGATGGCCTACGCCCCCGCGCTGAGCGCGCACCAGGAGCTGGACTTCGCGGGGGTGTGGGGCAGGCGCCCGGAGGCGGCCAAGGAACTGGCCGACCGGCACGGCGGTCTGCCCGTCTACGAGGACGTCGACGCCCTCTTCGCCGACGTGGACGCGGTCGCCGTGGCCCTGCCGCCCTCCGTCCAGGCACCGCTCGCGGTGCGTGCCGCCCGGGCCGGCTGCCATCTGCTGCTCGACAAGCCTCTGTCGACGGACGTCCAGCAGGGGCGGGCCGTCGTCGAGGCGGTCGAGGAGGCCCAGGTCGCCTCCGTCGTCTTCTTCACCGCCCGTTTCCAGACCGCGATCGACACGTGGATCACCGAACAGGCCGCCGGTGGAGGCTGGTTCACCGGCCGTGCGGAGTGGTTCGGGTCGCTGTTCGACGACGAGAGCGACAGCCCCTTCGCGGCCTCGCCGTGGCGACGGGAGAAGGGGGCCCTGTGGGATGTGGGCCCGCACGCCCTGTCCGTGCTGCTGCCGGTCCTCGGGGACGTCGAGAAGGTGGCCGCCGCCGTGCGCGGGCCGAGGGACACGGTCCATCTGGTCCTCCTGCACACCGGCGGGGCGTTCAGCACGGTCACCCTCAGCCTCACCGCCCCGTCCGCGGCCTCCGGCGCCACGGTCGAGCTGCGCGGCCGGACCGGGACGACCGTACTGCCCACGTCCGACGAAGGTGCCGTACCGGCTCTCGTACGGGCGGGGGACGCGCTGCTGGCGGCTGCCCGTAGTGGCCGCCCGCATCCGTGCGACGCCGCGTTCGCGCTGCGGGTGACGGAGCTACTGGCCACCGCGGAAGGGCAGTTGACCGGCTGA